The following are encoded together in the Pleurocapsa sp. FMAR1 genome:
- a CDS encoding sucrose-phosphate phosphatase, protein MRVPIMRPFLFVTDLDNTLVGDDAALLKLNQQLASHRQQYSSKIVYATGRSLYLYRLLAEAKSLIPPDALITSVGTEMYFDRDHKQHDPEWANILSQGWNRQEITAIASQFSELQSQPKSEQNPFKISYYLAQAVAKQTIASLTSALSEKGYDIKLIYSAGQDLDLLPKNGDKGLAVQFLRQKWDFSASTTIVCGDSGNDISMFKGQEKGLIVSNAKDELLQWYEANKNDSLYLAQSACAGGILEGLKHFDFL, encoded by the coding sequence ATGAGAGTCCCAATTATGCGTCCTTTTTTATTTGTCACTGATTTAGACAATACTTTAGTTGGTGACGATGCTGCACTGCTTAAACTCAATCAGCAATTAGCTAGTCATCGCCAGCAATACAGCAGTAAAATTGTCTATGCTACAGGGCGATCGCTTTATTTATACCGTCTTCTGGCAGAAGCAAAGTCTCTCATTCCTCCAGATGCCTTGATTACCTCTGTGGGGACGGAAATGTATTTTGATCGAGATCATAAACAACACGATCCTGAGTGGGCAAATATTCTGTCTCAAGGCTGGAATCGGCAAGAAATAACGGCGATCGCTAGTCAGTTCAGCGAGTTACAGTCTCAGCCTAAATCAGAGCAAAATCCTTTTAAAATAAGCTATTATTTAGCTCAGGCGGTGGCAAAACAAACTATTGCCAGTTTAACATCTGCTTTAAGCGAGAAAGGTTACGACATAAAATTGATTTACAGTGCTGGTCAAGATTTGGACTTGTTACCCAAAAACGGTGATAAAGGTTTAGCGGTACAGTTTTTACGTCAAAAATGGGATTTTTCTGCCTCGACAACTATAGTTTGCGGAGATTCTGGTAATGATATTTCTATGTTTAAAGGACAAGAAAAAGGTTTAATTGTCAGTAATGCTAAAGATGAACTACTTCAGTGGTATGAAGCGAATAAAAATGACAGCCTGTATTTAGCACAATCTGCTTGTGCTGGAGGCATTTTAGAAGGCTTAAAGCATTTTGATTTTTTGTAA
- a CDS encoding ABC transporter ATP-binding protein, whose amino-acid sequence MHLEISQLYKQFLVKKEPLVALKDINMHVETGEFVCVVGASGSGKSTLLRLIAGLDLPTSGTITVDNEPVIGPGADRGMVFQKYTLYPWMSVQKNVEFGLKLLGMTPRKRRELASYYLDIVGLAKFAQSLPKELSGGMKQRVAIARALATKPKILLMDEPFGALDIQTKESMQQFLLEIWRKTGCTILMITHDVREAVFLSQRIYVLSARPGTVKQEFKINFPSDKPTGDTPSATLRNYQIKRQPIFHQQVDEIMDLLRNI is encoded by the coding sequence ATGCACTTAGAAATATCTCAGTTATATAAACAATTTCTGGTTAAGAAAGAACCTCTTGTTGCTCTCAAAGATATTAATATGCACGTTGAGACAGGAGAATTTGTATGCGTAGTTGGAGCATCAGGTTCGGGAAAGTCTACCCTTTTGAGGCTAATTGCTGGTTTGGATCTTCCTACTTCGGGAACAATTACGGTAGATAATGAGCCTGTTATTGGACCAGGGGCCGATCGAGGCATGGTGTTTCAAAAATATACCCTTTACCCCTGGATGTCCGTTCAAAAAAACGTCGAGTTTGGTCTAAAACTTCTGGGAATGACCCCTCGTAAAAGACGAGAGTTGGCTTCTTATTATTTAGATATAGTAGGTTTGGCAAAATTTGCCCAATCATTGCCTAAAGAGCTTTCAGGAGGAATGAAGCAGCGGGTGGCGATCGCACGAGCTTTAGCAACTAAGCCTAAAATTCTCTTGATGGACGAACCTTTTGGGGCGTTAGATATACAAACTAAAGAAAGTATGCAGCAGTTTCTCTTAGAAATTTGGCGCAAAACAGGCTGCACTATTTTAATGATTACTCATGATGTAAGAGAGGCAGTATTTTTGTCTCAAAGGATTTATGTTCTCTCTGCCAGACCAGGAACAGTTAAACAAGAGTTTAAGATTAACTTCCCCAGCGATAAACCTACAGGCGACACGCCCTCGGCAACGCTACGCAATTATCAAATAAAACGCCAGCCGATTTTTCATCAACAAGTAGACGAGATCATGGACTTATTGAGAAACATCTAA
- a CDS encoding ABC transporter permease, which translates to MSESDSAKVVKSSLKPTIIWRIAENIPQSLFWVLTSLSIAIPLLVWLLISKYSGIESIFLPSPKDVIEAVDELWSKGYLATDSFSSFARVSIGFLLSAVVAVPLGILMGTFPSIRALFEPIIGIVRYMPAPAFIPLLIIYLGIGESPKIALIFIGTVFFNILMIMDSVKFVPQDLIETTYTLGGKRWQVLSQVITPYIIPRIIDTFRVNMAASWNLVVVAELLAANEGLGKRILLAQKFLRTDEIFACLIILGLIGFAIDLFFRLLLRFTCKWAF; encoded by the coding sequence GTGTCTGAAAGCGATTCAGCCAAAGTCGTAAAATCTAGCTTGAAACCAACTATTATTTGGCGTATAGCTGAAAATATTCCTCAGTCATTATTTTGGGTTTTAACTAGTTTATCAATTGCAATTCCTTTGTTAGTTTGGTTATTAATATCTAAATATTCGGGAATAGAATCAATCTTTTTACCATCTCCAAAAGATGTAATTGAAGCTGTAGACGAACTTTGGTCAAAAGGATATTTAGCTACTGATTCTTTCAGCAGCTTTGCTAGGGTAAGCATCGGCTTTCTTTTGTCGGCTGTAGTTGCGGTTCCTTTAGGTATTTTGATGGGAACCTTTCCTAGCATTCGAGCTTTATTTGAACCAATTATTGGCATTGTTCGCTATATGCCAGCACCTGCTTTTATTCCCCTTTTGATTATTTATCTTGGTATTGGTGAATCTCCAAAAATTGCTTTAATATTTATTGGTACGGTGTTTTTTAATATTTTAATGATTATGGACAGCGTGAAATTTGTCCCACAAGACTTAATCGAAACAACCTACACTTTAGGCGGCAAACGCTGGCAAGTATTATCACAAGTAATCACTCCTTATATTATTCCGCGTATTATTGATACATTTCGGGTAAATATGGCTGCTTCCTGGAATTTGGTAGTAGTAGCTGAACTTCTAGCAGCAAATGAAGGTTTAGGTAAAAGGATTTTATTAGCTCAAAAGTTTTTGAGAACAGATGAAATTTTTGCCTGTTTAATTATCTTAGGCTTAATTGGTTTTGCGATCGATTTGTTTTTTCGTTTATTGCTTAGATTCACCTGCAAATGGGCGTTCTAA
- a CDS encoding ABC transporter substrate-binding protein, with amino-acid sequence MNRRKLLSTLSVFILSLVLTISCSQAPKSSDSGTTVPSTPKGDAIVIGYSNWAGWWPWAIAEQEGLFAKNNANVQMKWFDGYIESMEALAAGQLDGNCQTLNDTISFAADAVNGEVAILVNDNSAGNDKIIVTKDINKIEDLKGKKVAVEEGVVDDFLLTLALESKGMKRSDVEIVPLETGAAAAAFASGKTDAVGAFPPFWLTALKREGSKELISSKAFPGAIPDLLVVTQKLIDEKPDQAQALVNTWFDILDFIAQNPQKADEILAARADVTVEELQMFKKGTKIFTIEENLEAFSDGEDMKHMPFAAKKMSKFMVDVDFIPEAPDLTKILDNQFVQSYKAAK; translated from the coding sequence ATGAATAGAAGAAAATTATTATCAACACTGAGCGTATTTATTCTCAGTTTAGTTTTAACTATTAGCTGCTCTCAAGCTCCTAAATCTTCTGATTCGGGTACTACTGTCCCGAGTACACCTAAAGGGGATGCTATTGTTATCGGCTATAGTAACTGGGCTGGCTGGTGGCCCTGGGCGATCGCCGAACAAGAAGGGTTGTTTGCTAAAAATAATGCGAACGTCCAAATGAAGTGGTTTGACGGCTACATAGAATCAATGGAGGCTCTTGCTGCTGGTCAATTAGATGGTAATTGTCAGACTCTCAACGATACAATTTCTTTTGCTGCGGATGCAGTCAATGGAGAGGTGGCAATTTTGGTTAATGATAATTCAGCAGGTAATGACAAAATTATCGTTACCAAAGATATTAATAAAATCGAAGATTTAAAAGGTAAAAAAGTTGCCGTTGAAGAAGGGGTGGTAGACGATTTCTTATTAACTTTAGCTTTAGAATCTAAAGGCATGAAACGAAGTGATGTAGAAATTGTGCCTTTAGAAACTGGGGCTGCTGCTGCTGCTTTTGCTTCGGGAAAAACTGATGCAGTGGGTGCTTTTCCGCCATTTTGGCTGACTGCACTCAAGCGGGAAGGTTCTAAAGAATTAATTTCCTCTAAAGCGTTTCCTGGAGCAATTCCCGATTTGTTAGTAGTTACTCAAAAGCTGATTGATGAAAAACCAGATCAGGCACAAGCACTAGTCAATACTTGGTTTGATATCCTAGACTTTATAGCCCAAAATCCCCAAAAAGCTGATGAAATTCTGGCAGCCAGGGCAGATGTCACAGTAGAAGAACTTCAGATGTTTAAAAAAGGAACAAAAATATTTACCATTGAAGAAAATTTAGAAGCCTTTAGTGATGGAGAAGATATGAAACATATGCCTTTTGCTGCCAAGAAAATGTCTAAATTTATGGTAGATGTTGATTTTATTCCTGAAGCACCAGATTTAACTAAGATATTAGATAACCAGTTTGTTCAGTCTTATAAAGCTGCTAAATAG
- a CDS encoding glutathione S-transferase family protein, producing the protein MYKLYDFLPSGNSYKIRLLLSLLEIPFERIDVNILNGETRTPEFLAKNTNGKIPLLEIDSDKFLAESNAILYYLSQETKYFPQNNYAQAQIMQWLFFEQYSHEPNIATARYWISILKQSEKYQEQLKHKQKLGYAALNVMEQYLVLHNFFVGDTYTIADIGLYAYTHVADEGGFDLNKYPAILAWFKRIEAHPKHILITDIC; encoded by the coding sequence ATGTACAAACTGTATGATTTTCTGCCATCAGGCAATAGCTATAAAATTCGTTTACTATTGAGTTTATTGGAAATTCCTTTTGAAAGAATTGATGTCAATATTCTGAATGGAGAAACCAGAACACCTGAATTTTTAGCAAAAAATACTAATGGCAAGATACCTCTGCTGGAAATTGACTCAGATAAATTTCTGGCAGAATCGAATGCAATTTTGTACTATCTCAGCCAGGAGACAAAATATTTCCCACAAAATAATTATGCTCAAGCCCAGATAATGCAATGGCTTTTTTTCGAGCAATACAGCCATGAACCTAATATTGCCACTGCTCGTTATTGGATTAGTATTCTCAAGCAATCAGAGAAATATCAAGAGCAACTAAAGCATAAACAAAAACTAGGTTATGCAGCACTAAATGTCATGGAACAATATTTAGTGCTGCATAATTTTTTTGTCGGCGACACTTATACCATTGCTGATATTGGTTTATATGCCTATACTCATGTTGCTGATGAAGGAGGATTTGACTTAAATAAATATCCAGCCATCCTGGCTTGGTTCAAACGTATCGAAGCGCATCCAAAACATATCTTGATTACAGACATTTGCTAG
- the sppA gene encoding signal peptide peptidase SppA, with amino-acid sequence MRQFIKQTFASTLGSMIGLFLFITLGAGGLVFIFLTVVARDEDSPGIKDKSVLVFDLSTQLRDSKPPINIAQAFSSKEQDTITLRRVLQSIDQATKDDRIVALLLDGRKGSSLSGYATIEEVRAALNKFKAAGKKIIAYDVTLSEQEYYLSSLADEVIVNPMGMIELNGLSSQQMFFKGALDKYGVGVQVIRVGDYKSAVEPYIRTNLSEANREQTKALLTDLWGKFLNTIADSRGLNADKLQKVVNQQGYLEPEEAKKIGLIDRVGYYDNVASKLREFTGETEATEKEESFRQVELSEYADRTIRPNEATSNAGQKIAVIYAEGTIVDGEGSIETIGGDRFAEDLRQLRQDNSVKAIVLRVNSPGGGATASDVILREILLTKEKKPIIVSMGNVAASGGYWIASGANEIFAEENTITGSIGVFGLLSNIQEIANKNGVTWDVVKTGKFADIDSNVRPKTKAELAIYQKSVNRTYQLFVNKVASYRNLPEKKVNQIAQGRVWSGKEAVKIGLVDQIGGLESAIAYAAKKAELGTNWQLEEYPQQNRFETEILQRLFAVKYLESQATIDPLTAEFLKIKQELSLLQGFNDPSGVYARLPFNFEID; translated from the coding sequence ATGCGTCAATTTATTAAACAGACTTTCGCTAGCACTCTTGGTAGCATGATTGGCTTATTTCTTTTTATTACTCTGGGTGCAGGCGGATTAGTTTTTATTTTCTTGACCGTAGTTGCTAGAGATGAAGATTCCCCAGGAATTAAAGATAAGTCAGTATTAGTTTTCGATCTATCAACCCAATTAAGAGATTCAAAACCTCCTATCAACATAGCTCAGGCTTTTTCTAGCAAGGAGCAAGATACTATTACTCTGCGTCGAGTGCTGCAATCAATAGACCAGGCAACTAAGGACGATCGCATTGTAGCTTTATTATTGGATGGTAGAAAGGGTAGTAGTCTTAGCGGTTATGCCACCATCGAAGAAGTGAGAGCAGCTTTAAATAAGTTTAAGGCTGCGGGTAAAAAAATTATTGCTTACGATGTAACCTTAAGCGAGCAAGAATATTATTTATCTTCTCTGGCTGATGAAGTGATTGTCAATCCCATGGGCATGATAGAACTAAATGGTCTAAGTTCCCAGCAAATGTTTTTCAAAGGCGCGCTAGACAAATATGGCGTAGGCGTGCAGGTAATTCGAGTTGGTGATTATAAATCTGCGGTTGAACCTTATATTCGTACCAATCTTAGTGAAGCAAATCGAGAACAAACTAAAGCCTTATTAACAGATTTATGGGGTAAGTTCTTAAATACCATAGCTGACAGTAGAGGTTTAAACGCAGATAAACTACAAAAAGTTGTCAACCAGCAAGGATATCTTGAGCCTGAAGAAGCTAAAAAAATTGGCTTGATCGATCGGGTAGGTTATTACGACAATGTAGCCTCCAAGCTGCGAGAATTTACAGGCGAGACTGAAGCGACTGAGAAAGAAGAAAGCTTTAGGCAGGTTGAGCTTAGTGAGTATGCCGATCGCACTATTCGCCCGAATGAAGCCACTTCCAATGCTGGGCAAAAAATTGCCGTAATTTATGCAGAAGGAACAATTGTCGATGGGGAAGGTAGCATTGAAACCATTGGCGGCGATCGCTTTGCAGAGGATTTGCGTCAACTAAGGCAAGATAATAGCGTCAAGGCGATCGTGTTGCGGGTAAATAGTCCTGGTGGTGGGGCGACAGCTTCAGATGTAATTTTACGAGAAATACTGCTAACCAAAGAGAAAAAGCCCATCATCGTCTCTATGGGTAATGTGGCTGCTTCTGGAGGCTACTGGATTGCTTCGGGCGCAAATGAGATATTTGCTGAAGAAAATACCATTACAGGGTCAATTGGGGTTTTTGGTTTACTGTCAAATATTCAAGAAATTGCGAACAAAAATGGTGTCACCTGGGACGTGGTTAAAACAGGCAAATTTGCCGATATTGATTCAAATGTGCGACCCAAAACTAAGGCAGAGCTTGCTATTTATCAAAAATCTGTCAATAGAACCTATCAACTCTTTGTGAACAAAGTAGCCAGCTACCGTAATCTTCCCGAAAAAAAAGTTAACCAGATCGCTCAAGGTAGAGTATGGTCAGGCAAAGAAGCAGTAAAAATTGGCTTAGTAGATCAGATTGGCGGCTTAGAAAGTGCGATCGCCTATGCTGCGAAAAAGGCTGAACTAGGCACCAATTGGCAGCTAGAAGAATATCCTCAGCAAAATCGCTTTGAAACTGAAATACTCCAACGTTTGTTTGCTGTAAAATATCTCGAATCCCAAGCAACAATTGACCCACTGACTGCCGAGTTTTTAAAAATCAAACAGGAATTATCCCTCTTGCAAGGATTTAACGATCCCAGTGGCGTTTATGCCCGCCTGCCTTTTAATTTTGAGATTGATTAA
- a CDS encoding aromatic ring-hydroxylating dioxygenase subunit alpha has translation MKTEFNFWQQWYPLSPVEDLNPQLPTTVTVLGIQLVIWKPQNADSYQVFLDRCPHRLAPLSEGKIDEATGNIMCSYHGWQFDSQGNCTRIPQADNQLVDNQQLCATVFPARQANDLLWVWMDAESPDIAAKTPLPLSPQIDAEKGFVWSSFVRDLAYDWQTLVENVADPSHVPFAHHGVQGKRENAKPLPLTITQSRADLIEATTGTPFKTTITFQPPCRLEYAISFGEEKQIGLITYSIPVAPGKSRIVAQFSRNFAQNLQRFTPRWWEHIKVRNRVLDGDMILLSLQEHLLQQRGSWQEAYKLPTSADRLVIEFRRWFDRYCQGNLPWQQLELETTFAPINIDRHKLLDRYSQHTQHCSSCRQAVKNIQRLKVILIVNFILTISSVAVMNNDLRSSFGLPLTIVALSGLGIWSWLRYWLQPKFYFVNYVHAER, from the coding sequence ATGAAAACAGAGTTTAATTTTTGGCAACAATGGTATCCCCTTTCTCCTGTTGAAGATTTAAATCCCCAACTACCGACAACGGTAACTGTATTAGGAATTCAATTAGTTATCTGGAAACCTCAAAATGCTGATAGTTATCAAGTATTTTTAGATCGCTGTCCTCATCGGTTAGCACCTTTAAGCGAAGGCAAGATAGACGAAGCTACGGGGAATATCATGTGTAGTTATCATGGTTGGCAATTTGACAGTCAGGGAAACTGTACTCGCATACCTCAAGCGGATAATCAGTTGGTTGACAATCAACAGCTATGCGCCACTGTCTTTCCTGCGCGCCAAGCTAATGATTTATTGTGGGTCTGGATGGATGCCGAATCGCCAGATATTGCAGCTAAGACTCCATTACCCCTATCTCCTCAAATCGATGCCGAGAAAGGCTTTGTTTGGTCTTCTTTTGTGCGCGATTTAGCATACGACTGGCAAACTTTAGTTGAAAACGTTGCCGATCCTAGTCATGTACCGTTTGCTCATCATGGAGTGCAGGGAAAAAGAGAAAATGCTAAACCCTTGCCTCTCACAATTACCCAGTCTAGAGCAGATTTAATTGAAGCAACTACAGGCACACCTTTTAAAACTACTATTACTTTTCAACCACCCTGTCGCTTGGAATATGCCATATCCTTTGGAGAAGAAAAACAGATAGGTTTAATTACTTACTCTATCCCTGTTGCTCCTGGCAAATCTCGAATCGTTGCCCAATTTAGCCGCAATTTTGCTCAAAATCTTCAGCGTTTCACACCCCGCTGGTGGGAACATATCAAGGTACGCAATCGGGTCTTAGATGGGGATATGATCCTCTTAAGTTTACAGGAGCATTTATTACAACAGCGTGGTAGTTGGCAAGAAGCATATAAACTACCCACCAGCGCAGATCGTTTAGTAATTGAGTTTCGTCGTTGGTTTGATCGCTATTGCCAGGGGAATTTGCCTTGGCAGCAGCTAGAATTAGAAACAACTTTTGCGCCTATCAATATCGATCGCCATAAATTATTAGATCGTTACAGCCAGCATACTCAACACTGTAGTAGCTGTCGCCAAGCTGTAAAAAATATTCAACGCCTGAAAGTAATTCTAATTGTTAATTTTATTCTGACTATTTCTTCGGTGGCAGTAATGAACAACGATCTTAGGAGTAGCTTTGGTTTACCGTTAACGATCGTTGCTCTATCAGGTTTAGGTATCTGGAGTTGGTTGAGGTATTGGCTGCAACCTAAGTTTTACTTTGTGAACTATGTTCATGCAGAAAGATAA
- the polA gene encoding DNA polymerase I yields MSSAAVTNFATSNNTKPLLILVDGHSLAFRAYYALSNSRRGPLMTSTGIPTSICFGFINSLLQVLETENPQFMAIAFDLAQPTFRHEADLNYKSDRTETPADFIPDILNLQELLTAFNLSITTAPGYEADDVLGTIATKASDEGYRVKIVSGDRDLFQLVDDERAISVLYLHNQTFKKTAHSYTEFDRAMVVEKMGVTPEQIVDFKALCGDKSDCIPGVKGIGEKTAVKLLSDYSTLEEIYDNIENIKGATKNKLETGKEDAIHSQFMAQIHLGSPVEVELNDCKLVGFNQDLVLPKLKELELKKVISNLNKLQLKLGGETEIEAIEVQPQIKKQTSDNNGQLSLFADRSEVENEPEIEPVELFKPQLNTQIIDTEVKLKQLVEILKKHTNSEKPVAWDTETTSLETHLAKLAGIGCCWGDKDTDIAYIPLTHTEGSQLDKELVLSTLKPILESDKYPKALQNAKFDRQVLHHQGINLAGVVFDTMLASYVINPEMTHNLGDLSERYGLEINAKSYKDLGIPKGKTIADLNIEVVADYCGLDCYATYYLVGKLKTELTKFPELSKLLLEVEQPLEPVLAKMENTGINLDTKYLHKFAQKLDRDLLKLEQETYQAAGEEFNLSSPKQLSVILFDKLELDRKKSRKTKTGYSTNQAVLEKLKGDHPVIDNMLEYRTLAKLKSTYVDALPALVRKSTKRLHSDFNQTVVATGRLSSSNPNLQNIPIRTEFSRQIRQAFIPQEGWLLVAADYSQIELRILAHLSQEPVLIDAYRHNRDVHSVTAKLLFEKDNITSEERRLGKIINFGVIYGMGAQRFSRELGFKAEIGKQFIDKYRQEYAQVFKYLEEVKKQAIALGYVNTILGRRRYINLISDRLKELKGIAPEAIALDSLNMSYIDVQTLRAAANSPIQGSSADIIKIAMIELDRILQNYQARLLLQVHDELVLEVPPEEWSELQPIIKSTMEDAVKLSIPLAVDISAGKNWMEAK; encoded by the coding sequence ATGTCCTCTGCTGCCGTAACTAATTTTGCCACTTCAAATAATACAAAACCCTTGTTAATTTTAGTCGATGGTCACTCTTTAGCCTTTCGTGCCTATTATGCTCTTAGTAATTCTCGTCGAGGTCCTTTGATGACTTCGACAGGAATTCCCACCAGTATCTGTTTTGGATTTATTAATTCTTTATTGCAGGTATTAGAAACAGAAAATCCTCAATTTATGGCGATCGCATTTGACTTAGCGCAGCCCACTTTCCGCCATGAAGCTGATCTAAACTATAAAAGCGATCGCACAGAAACTCCAGCAGACTTTATCCCTGATATCTTAAATTTGCAGGAGTTATTAACTGCGTTTAATCTGTCCATCACCACAGCACCAGGATACGAGGCAGATGATGTATTAGGGACTATTGCTACTAAAGCCAGTGATGAAGGTTATCGGGTCAAAATTGTTAGTGGCGATCGCGATTTGTTTCAGCTAGTAGATGATGAACGCGCAATTAGCGTTTTATATTTGCACAATCAAACCTTTAAGAAAACGGCTCACAGTTACACTGAGTTTGATCGGGCGATGGTAGTTGAGAAAATGGGAGTTACACCCGAACAAATTGTAGATTTTAAAGCTCTTTGTGGTGATAAGTCTGACTGTATTCCTGGGGTCAAGGGGATTGGAGAGAAAACGGCAGTCAAACTCTTAAGTGACTATTCAACTTTGGAAGAAATTTATGACAATATAGAAAACATCAAAGGAGCAACCAAAAATAAATTAGAAACGGGAAAAGAAGATGCAATTCACTCTCAATTTATGGCACAAATTCATTTAGGTTCACCTGTTGAAGTAGAATTAAATGACTGTAAGTTAGTTGGTTTCAATCAAGATCTTGTCTTACCAAAGCTCAAAGAATTGGAGTTAAAAAAAGTTATTAGCAACTTAAATAAATTACAGCTAAAACTTGGTGGTGAAACAGAAATAGAAGCTATTGAGGTTCAGCCTCAAATAAAGAAACAAACTTCAGATAATAATGGTCAACTATCTTTGTTTGCTGATCGCTCTGAGGTTGAAAATGAGCCAGAGATAGAACCCGTAGAGCTTTTTAAGCCTCAGCTTAATACACAAATTATTGATACAGAAGTAAAATTAAAACAATTAGTTGAAATTCTCAAAAAACATACCAATTCTGAGAAACCTGTTGCTTGGGATACAGAAACTACATCTTTAGAAACCCATCTTGCTAAGTTAGCTGGAATTGGCTGTTGTTGGGGAGATAAAGATACAGATATTGCCTATATTCCTTTGACTCATACTGAGGGAAGCCAGTTAGATAAAGAATTAGTTCTGTCTACCTTAAAGCCAATACTCGAAAGTGATAAATATCCTAAAGCTCTACAAAATGCCAAGTTCGACCGCCAAGTTTTACATCATCAAGGAATTAACTTGGCAGGAGTAGTTTTTGATACTATGCTTGCTAGCTATGTAATCAATCCCGAAATGACTCATAACCTGGGAGATTTATCTGAGCGTTACGGATTAGAAATTAATGCTAAAAGTTATAAAGACTTGGGAATACCAAAAGGAAAAACTATTGCTGATTTAAATATTGAAGTTGTAGCAGATTATTGCGGACTAGATTGCTACGCTACTTATTATTTGGTGGGTAAGCTGAAGACAGAATTAACTAAGTTTCCTGAGCTAAGTAAATTGCTGTTAGAAGTAGAGCAACCATTGGAGCCTGTATTAGCAAAGATGGAAAATACGGGAATAAATTTAGATACTAAATATTTGCACAAATTTGCTCAAAAACTAGACCGAGATCTATTAAAACTTGAACAAGAAACTTATCAAGCAGCAGGAGAAGAATTTAACTTAAGCTCTCCCAAACAGTTAAGCGTAATTTTGTTTGACAAACTTGAGCTAGATCGCAAAAAATCGCGCAAAACTAAAACAGGTTATTCGACAAATCAAGCAGTATTAGAAAAGCTAAAGGGAGATCATCCTGTAATTGACAATATGCTGGAATATCGTACCTTAGCCAAGCTAAAATCTACTTACGTTGATGCTTTACCTGCTTTAGTTAGAAAGTCTACCAAAAGGTTACACAGTGACTTCAACCAGACCGTAGTTGCTACTGGCAGATTATCTTCTTCTAATCCTAACCTGCAAAATATTCCCATTCGGACTGAATTTTCGCGTCAAATTCGCCAGGCTTTTATTCCTCAAGAAGGTTGGCTTTTAGTAGCAGCAGATTATTCACAAATAGAGTTAAGAATTCTGGCTCATCTTAGTCAAGAGCCAGTACTAATTGATGCCTATCGTCATAATCGAGATGTTCATAGCGTCACCGCTAAACTTTTATTTGAAAAAGATAATATCACCTCAGAAGAAAGACGTTTAGGTAAGATAATTAACTTTGGCGTTATCTATGGCATGGGAGCGCAAAGATTCTCTAGAGAGTTAGGTTTTAAGGCTGAAATAGGTAAACAGTTTATCGATAAATACCGTCAAGAGTATGCCCAGGTTTTTAAATACCTAGAAGAAGTAAAAAAACAGGCGATCGCTTTGGGCTATGTTAATACTATCCTGGGTAGAAGACGCTATATTAATTTAATTAGCGATCGCCTTAAAGAACTAAAAGGAATTGCACCAGAGGCGATCGCTTTAGACAGCCTTAACATGAGCTATATCGATGTGCAAACTTTACGTGCAGCAGCTAATTCCCCAATTCAAGGTTCAAGTGCAGATATCATCAAAATTGCTATGATCGAACTCGATCGCATTCTACAAAATTATCAGGCGCGGTTATTGCTTCAGGTACATGACGAACTAGTCTTAGAAGTACCCCCCGAAGAATGGTCAGAATTACAGCCGATTATTAAGTCAACGATGGAAGATGCGGTGAAGTTAAGTATTCCTCTGGCAGTCGATATCAGTGCAGGCAAAAACTGGATGGAAGCAAAGTAA
- a CDS encoding RNA recognition motif domain-containing protein produces MSIYVGNLSYEVNQEDLSEVFTEYGTVKRVHIPTDRETDRPRGFAFVEMESEANEDKAIEALDGAEWMDRQLKVNKARPREDNRNSGGRRNNRF; encoded by the coding sequence ATGTCAATTTACGTAGGCAACCTATCTTACGAAGTAAATCAAGAAGATTTAAGCGAAGTCTTTACAGAATATGGAACTGTTAAACGGGTTCATATTCCTACCGACCGCGAAACAGATCGTCCTAGAGGATTTGCTTTTGTAGAAATGGAGTCAGAAGCTAATGAAGATAAAGCTATCGAAGCTTTAGACGGAGCAGAATGGATGGATCGTCAGCTTAAAGTCAATAAAGCTAGACCCCGTGAAGATAATAGAAATAGCGGTGGTCGTCGTAACAACCGTTTCTAA